A DNA window from Thermodesulfobacteriota bacterium contains the following coding sequences:
- a CDS encoding GYD domain-containing protein, producing MSVYILLSKLTTEGRKTIKERPARIKEVGVEIEKSGVKVIEQYATLGPYDFVSVIEAPDNETVSELSVDLCARGTIEIMSLAAVPVDSYVEALTAAKKIK from the coding sequence ATGTCTGTTTATATATTGCTTAGTAAGCTCACAACTGAAGGCAGAAAGACTATCAAAGAGAGACCCGCAAGGATTAAAGAGGTAGGAGTTGAGATTGAGAAATCAGGTGTAAAGGTTATTGAGCAGTACGCAACCTTGGGTCCATATGATTTTGTCAGCGTGATTGAGGCCCCGGATAATGAAACTGTAAGTGAGCTATCAGTAGATCTGTGTGCCAGGGGTACGATTGAGATAATGAGCCTTGCAGCTGTGCCGGTAGATTCATATGTAGAAGCTCTTACGGCTGCCAAGAAAATAAAGTAA